Proteins from one Kazachstania africana CBS 2517 chromosome 1, complete genome genomic window:
- the SIN4 gene encoding Sin4p (similar to Saccharomyces cerevisiae SIN4 (YNL236W); ancestral locus Anc_2.8), which produces MYSLRQNQIAWSRTGIIAYGDSESSEGNLCITFLETVNGSNWRFHPPQRYIIHPQLHEIPTSQGSVGGSNINVGIASPTTVPSASTHVRPNIHFFYNISSIHWNDYFSLPGDMLTVCDEIGNVTMMITGQGLEGATTFEKLTLLFQDNIYKMHNHAMPLSPVNQLQNTLLEKKQTKKEYNTTILDFHWISSSKAIIGSQFCVFDSSVKCYRNKAQQVSPFGVFYPPFMKYACLGIRRNGQIDFWYQFSNSKDHKKITLQLFYSQDQRSKELDWFEFAKLTPINEEQALLITTYSKLSKKLSFYKLNVSWNAPADKSENLLNDPTLSVKLILESNVERVDSEGNIIELMNIHPLFKSPLIKEPSPEILLIYRVCGTNKSIIRRQKITHIDLSTEYLSILKPDLPSTQSGKGGFLKSERYSISQSGELKLDNIVVHVTSELIDGFITFYFENGSVATYNQNDWILETERSKKTTGSSNFSNVIMSILSSGFHYPALPPSGVIEWMTVSPSMAGIITKIVKDPVPKFFPVYQNDVLSKANDNINAVAFAFSFANITHRQLASEDLTIACKTHILKIAKLDVKRAEDFIVILMSNLFSFFNVSPDAPKDIMDKMIMSRPIQKIMLLQLELGSGFGDESIAKIARVILYLKNILFALSGVSRNLQFAVEQMNNSSNSTKSIFPASFSKQDLIHSIIPIAKWFVKFTTYLIQEVLLLINNPLDIGPTLVLGIFGAKMPRHLILTILSEIKKIIQLITKFPENTYPVLNESSHFLKMVLSESPVNFEKFETFLVDVNNKFTALNEQQVPNARETSLAREYSLLIRGVVPTDQSKITEFLLNYSRNAIISRVNAANIFFSDTSGLSISNDELFVPKLHHLLKPIADGLIIEPQDLPAGMKSSRKFSQTAFDGITYDYFSQLEMQTGKLKRCSRCGCVTRAGYVISPDKTIVATSIQTRRWPTMYTRNCVCSGMLYDLESETNSST; this is translated from the coding sequence ATGTACTCACTGAGGCAGAATCAAATAGCATGGTCTAGAACCGGCATAATTGCGTACGGTGACTCTGAATCCTCCGAAGGAAACTTATGTATCACTTTCCTTGAAACAGTCAATGGAAGCAATTGGAGATTCCATCCTCCACAGCGATATATTATACATCCCCAACTCCATGAAATACCCACTTCGCAAGGTAGCGTAGGCGGTAGCAATATTAATGTAGGTATTGCCTCGCCTACAACTGTACCAAGTGCTTCCACACATGTTAGGCCCAatatccattttttttacaatatttcATCCATCCATTGGAATGATTACTTTAGCTTACCTGGTGATATGCTTACAGTCTGTGACGAAATCGGGAATGTGACAATGATGATTACTGGTCAAGGCTTAGAGGGAGCCACCACTTTTGAAAAGCtaacattattatttcaagataatatatataaaatgcATAATCATGCAATGCCACTTTCTCCAGTGAATCAATTACAGAATACTcttctcgagaaaaaaCAAACGAAGAAAGAATACAATACAACTATTTTGGATTTTCATTGGATAAGCTCCTCAAAAGCAATAATTGGTTCACAATTCTGTGTCTTTGATTCTTCAGTCAAATGCTACAGAAACAAAGCCCAACAAGTATCCCCTTTCGGCGTATTCTATCCTCCTTTCATGAAATATGCGTGTTTAGGTATCCGTAGAAATGGGCAAATTGACTTCTGGTACCAGTTTTCCAATTCAAAGGATCACAAGAAAATTACATtacaattattttattcacAGGATCAAAGATCAAAAGAGCTAGATTGGTTTGAGTTTGCCAAATTAACACCAATCAATGAAGAGCAAGCACTCCTAATTACTACATACTCAAAACTCTCCAAGAAATTATCTTTCTATAAGTTGAATGTATCTTGGAATGCCCCCGCAGATAAgtctgaaaatttattaaatgatCCCACTTTAAGtgtaaaattaatattgGAATCAAATGTAGAAAGAGTTGATTCAGAAGggaatattattgaattgatGAACATACATCCGCTCTTCAAATCTCCACTCATAAAGGAACCATCACCTGAAATACTTCTTATCTATAGAGTTTGTGGTACAAACAAAAGTATTATAAGGAGACAAAAGATAACACATATCGATCTTTCGACAGAGTACTTATCAATTCTCAAACCAGACCTGCCTTCTACTCAATCTGGTAAAGGTGGTTTTTTGAAGTCAGAACGTTACAGTATCTCCCAATCTGGCGAATTGAAACTAGATAATATCGTGGTTCATGTTACTTCTGAACTTATAGATGGTTTTATTACATTTTATTTCGAAAACGGATCTGTCGCAACTTATAATCAAAACGATTGGATATTAGAAACAGAAAgatcaaagaaaacaacAGGTTCAAGCAATTTCTCCAATGTTATAATGTCAATATTAAGTAGTGGTTTCCACTATCCTGCATTGCCCCCCTCTGGCGTGATAGAATGGATGACTGTCTCTCCATCTATGGCGGGTATCATTACTAAAATAGTGAAAGATCCAGTTCCTAAATTCTTCCCTGTATACCAAAACGATGTACTTTCAAAGGCAAATGACAATATCAATGCAGTTGCATTTGCCTTCTCATTTGCAAACATCACCCACAGGCAGCTTGCGTCTGAGGATTTAACTATTGCTTGTAAGACGCACATTTTAAAGATTGCTAAATTGGATGTTAAAAGAGCCGAAGATTTTATAGTGATCTTGATGTCGAAcctattttcttttttcaatgtttcaCCAGACGCACCAAAGGATATAATGGacaaaatgataatgagCAGAccaattcaaaaaataatgttatTACAATTGGAGCTGGGTAGTGGTTTTGGTGACGAATCCATAGCAAAAATAGCCAGAGTAATACTTtatctgaaaaatatattgttCGCATTATCTGGCGTTTCACGTAATCTTCAATTTGCAGTTGAACAAATGAACAACAGTAGCAATTCTACAAAGAGTATTTTCCCAGCATCATTTTCGAAACAAGATTTAATACACTCTATAATTCCTATTGCGAAGTGGTTTGTGAAATTCACTACGTACTTGATACAAGAAGTTTTATTGTTGATCAACAACCCACTCGACATAGGTCCTACTTTGGTACTAGGTATATTTGGAGCTAAAATGCCAAGACATCTAATTCTTACAATTTTATCAGAgattaaaaaaatcatcCAACTAATTACGAAATTTCCTGAGAATACGTACCCTGTGCTGAATGAGTCATCTCACtttttaaaaatggtaCTGAGTGAGTCTCCAgtaaattttgaaaaatttgagaCTTTCCTAGTTGATGTCAACAATAAATTTACCGCATTAAATGAACAACAGGTGCCAAATGCCAGGGAAACATCTTTAGCAAGAGAATATTCACTTCTCATTAGGGGTGTAGTGCCAACCGACCAATCAAAAATCACTGAGTTTCTGTTGAACTATTCAAGGAATGCAATTATATCTCGTGTGAATGCGGCAAACATTTTCTTCTCCGACACTTCTGGCCTGAGCATAAGTAATGATGAGCTCTTTGTTCCTAAACTTCATCATCTGCTAAAACCTATTGCGGATGGATTAATAATTGAACCGCAAGATCTTCCTGCCGGTATGAAGTcatcaagaaaattcagCCAGACTGCGTTTGATGGGATCACCTATGATTATTTCAGTCAACTAGAAATGCAAACCGGGAAACTGAAAAGATGCAGTAGATGTGGGTGTGTTACCAGAGCAGGATACGTTATTTCCCCTGATAAGACAATTGTGGCAACTTCAATCCAGACTAGAAGATGGCCAACAATGTATACAAGGAATTGTGTGTGTTCTGGTATGTTATACGATTTAGAAAGTGAAACAAACAGCTCTACGTGA
- the YTP1 gene encoding Ytp1p (similar to Saccharomyces cerevisiae YTP1 (YNL237W); ancestral locus Anc_2.7) — protein sequence MDSLKFIIIVTFSRAVRAIPMDMNMNMPGSDSSSMNLTRPDILDGTRKSLHWIATLFFLFLLPSVAASLIYAGKNRSATMLHFISTLYSTLEITTMSFADNDGVENATSRATGWILFLIMWATLFAYVISSCATSIMNSNNKNLKLLVSFFGNKYLSLLNKVLASIIIILGWLRVCLAPVAMFGFCRNKHTGQCIAHGIMGSSFILYGFIYTLVLQVPLLRNSTANCSQDYIDSWVMCLYGIVNTFTEHRWGKEEWLMHDYQHTAMGILWWAGGILGIYLSRKNRRTFIPSLLIIFTGWAMTQHAQRLAISTNVHYFFGVILMTGGALRILEISVLLGDLRSDTKILSFQYLPPFCLIAAGVLFMSANEEQLILVLRLNAEHSSYVMVVLSGAFLLHFWVIVCLDLYVYLSEKNDADILGKYSDTWSNELESNIVYELSTNEESEHPNGSNSFDL from the coding sequence ATggattctttgaaatttattataattGTCACTTTCTCGAGAGCTGTCAGAGCTATACCAATGGATATGAACATGAATATGCCTGGGAGTGATTCGAGTAGTATGAACCTTACCAGACCTGACATACTTGATGGTACACGCAAATCACTCCATTGGATTGCCACtttattcttcttatttttgCTCCCTTCTGTAGCGGCGTCATTGATATATGCTGGCAAGAACCGTTCTGCCACAATGCTGCATTTCATATCCACCCTATATTCGACTTTAGAAATTACTACAATGAGTTTTGCTGATAATGACGGAGTTGAAAACGCTACTTCAAGGGCTACTGGATGGATATTATTCCTGATCATGTGGGCCACATTATTTGCTTATGTCATTTCAAGCTGTGCAACCAGCATAATGAATAGCAACAATAAAAATCTGAAACTATTAGTCTCATTTTTTGGCAATAAATATCTTTCACTGCTGAACAAAGTTTTGGCTtctataataataattttaggTTGGCTGAGGGTTTGTTTGGCACCAGTCGCAATGTTTGGTTTTTGCAGGAACAAGCATACTGGCCAATGTATAGCACATGGGATAATGGGCTCAAGCTTTATCCTTTATGGATTCATTTATACATTAGTATTGCAGGTACCCTTGCTGCGGAATTCAACTGCAAACTGTTCTCAAGATTACATTGACAGTTGGGTCATGTGCCTTTACGGCATAGTGAACACATTCACAGAACACAGATGGGGAAAAGAAGAGTGGTTGATGCATGATTATCAACACACAGCAATGGGTATATTGTGGTGGGCAGGAGGTATATTAGGCATCTatttatcaagaaaaaatagaagaacATTTATTCCAAGTTTACTAATAATCTTTACAGGATGGGCAATGACACAGCACGCTCAGCGTTTAGCTATAAGCACAAATgtccattattttttcgGAGTCATTTTAATGACAGGTGGAGCTTTAAGAATCTTAGAGATATCGGTTCTGCTAGGTGATTTGCGAAGCGACACTAAAATCTTATCATTCCAATATCTACCACCATTTTGCTTGATAGCCGCAGGCGTCCTTTTTATGTCCGCCAATGAAGAACAACTTATACTAGTGTTGCGACTAAATGCTGAACACAGTTCATATGTAATGGTGGTACTTTCTGGCGCATTTTTGCTCCACTTTTGGGTGATCGTCTGCCTTGATCTATATGTATACTTGTCGGAGAAAAATGACGCAGATATACTAGGTAAATATTCTGACACGTGGAGTAATGAGCTAGAGTCTAATATTGTGTACGAACTGAGTACTAATGAAGAGTCGGAACATCCGAATGGTTCAAATAGCTTTGATTTATAA
- the LAP3 gene encoding bleomycin hydrolase (similar to Saccharomyces cerevisiae LAP3 (YNL239W); ancestral locus Anc_2.5) → MSLNIESLSAWDKSLKTDLTHTLASTVLKNYDADDALLNKSRLLQQDNRVFNISLDDDTTPVTNQRASGRCWLFAATNQLRGNVIKNLNLKEFEISQAYLFFYDKLEKANYFLDQIVSSAKDEETDSRLVQYLLTAPTEDGGQYSMFLNIVKKYGLVPKDIYNDLPFSTTSSRKWNSLLTTKLREFAQVLRSKVAKNEDIAQTRSEMQKEIFKMMTLFMDLPPVQPNQEFKWDYVDKDKKVHQLKCTPLEFATKYCNLNLETPPVSLINDPRHEYGKLIKIDRLGNVIGGTDVLYLNVDNETLSKLIVKRLKANKSVFFGSHTPKFMNKKFGVMDVQLWNYSDIGYNLNQTKEDRINYNESLMTHAMLINACHIEEGSEIPSRYRVENSWGKDSGKDGYYVMTQEYFEEYCFQIVVDLEDLSKELAEKFTSGKEEPIVLPIWDPMGALAD, encoded by the coding sequence ATGTCTTTGAATATAGAGTCATTATCCGCTTGGGATAAGAGTTTGAAAACAGATCTAACTCACACTTTAGCCTCTACCGTGCTTAAAAACTATGACGCTGATGACGCCCTGTTGAATAAATCTCGTCTATTACAACAGGATAATCGTGTATTCAATATCAGCCTAGATGACGACACTACTCCAGTTACTAACCAAAGGGCTTCCGGTAGATGTTGGTTATTCGCAGCTACAAACCAGTTACGTGGTAACGTCATCAAGAACCttaatttaaaagaattcGAAATCTCACAAGcatatttattcttttacgataaattagaaaaggCAAACTATTTTCTTGATCAGATCGTTTCCTCTGCAAAGGATGAAGAAACTGATTCTAGATTGGTTCAATATTTGCTAACTGCTCCAACTGAGGATGGTGGTCAATACAGCATGTTCTTGAACATTGTCAAGAAATACGGTCTTGTTCCGAAGGATATTTACAACGATTTACCTTTTTCCACAACAAGCTCAAGAAAATGGAACTCTTTACTGACTACCAAGTTAAGAGAATTCGCTCAAGTGTTAAGATCTAAGGTTGCAAagaatgaagatattgcCCAAACAAGATCTGAAATGCAAaaggaaattttcaaaatgatgaCTCTTTTCATGGATTTACCTCCTGTGCAACCAAACCAAGAATTCAAATGGGATTACGTTGACAAGGACAAGAAAGTTCATCAACTGAAATGTACCCCATTAGAATTTGCTACGAAATATTGTAATCTAAATTTAGAAACTCCTCCAGTTTCTTTAATTAATGACCCAAGACACGAATATGGCAAGTTGATTAAGATTGACAGATTGGGTAATGTCATCGGAGGCACTGATGTCTTGTATTTGAATGTAGACAATGAAACTTTGTCTAAATTGATTGTCAAAAGATTAAAAGCTAATAAATCTGTCTTTTTTGGCTCTCATACTCCAAAATTCATGAATAAGAAATTTGGTGTCATGGATGTTCAATTGTGGAACTATAGTGATATTGGCTACAATTTGAATCAGACTAAAGAAGATAGAATCAATTACAATGAAAGTTTAATGACCCATGCCATGCTAATCAATGCTTGCCACATCGAAGAAGGATCAGAAATTCCATCTCGTTACCGCGTAGAAAACTCATGGGGTAAAGACTCTGGTAAAGATGGTTACTACGTTATGACTCAAGAATATTTCGAAGAGTATTGTTTCCAAATTGTAGTCGATCTAGAAgatttatcaaaagaaCTAGCCGAAAAGTTCACATCAGGTAAAGAAGAACCAATAGTGTTGCCAATTTGGGATCCAATGGGAGCTTTAGCGGATTAA
- the NAR1 gene encoding iron-sulfur cluster assembly protein NAR1 (similar to Saccharomyces cerevisiae NAR1 (YNL240C); ancestral locus Anc_2.4), with amino-acid sequence MTSLLSEEDLNDFITPSLACTRPTETKVSEPNVNELGEYEVGKESETLQKVNITLSDCLACSGCITSSEEIMLQKHSHSVFLEAMNRDHGPLCVSVAAQCRISMSQYFGMELMEFDMWLINFFKERFQAKYVVGLQNGRNITIKQTIEKLVEWKQREQDENSKPRLSSVCPGFLIYTEKTKPGLVPLLLNVKSPQQITGSLLKEVDSSMYHLSISPLFDKKLEAERPDSANEVDCVITPMEFLAMIEDLKIDISDYCTKDKNLLVDYSPPGWDPSIHWASNSGSSSGGFAYQYVEYMRRNHVGNCEMQVLPGKNGNILEYRLVDDERKTIASASELSGFRNIQNMVRNLTGGNKRKIQVLRKRTGGGATGIRHSDGGDKVPKQFANPFKSDFIEVNASPGGCINGSGLINMESNAIKRKQYTQHIEQLYFNKLQQIDPINMMNEIQANKNYEYEFMPAVPQEPKDIPLVGRTW; translated from the coding sequence ATGACGAGTCTATTATCTGAAGAGGATCtgaatgatttcattaCACCGTCTTTGGCGTGTACTAGGCCCACAGAGACGAAAGTGAGTGAGCCTAATGTGAATGAATTAGGTGAATATGAAGTTGGTAAGGAAAGTGAGACTTTGCAGAAGGTGAATATTACGCTATCTGATTGTCTGGCGTGTTCTGGATGTATCACTTCGAGTGAAGAGATCATGTTACAGAAGCACAGTCATTCTGTGTTTTTAGAAGCGATGAATAGAGATCATGGACCATTATGTGTGAGTGTTGCTGCACAATGTCGTATATCGATGAGTCAATATTTTGGTATGGAACTGATGGAATTTGATATGTGgttgattaattttttcaaagagagGTTTCAAGCCAAATATGTTGTTGGGTTACAAAATGGGAGAAATATTACTATCAAGCAAACGATAGAAAAATTAGTTGAATGGAAACAAAGGGAGcaagatgaaaatagtaAACCTCGATTATCCAGTGTATGTCCTGGGTTTTTAATTTATACAGAGAAGACGAAACCAGGATTGGTGCCTTTACTATTGAATGTGAAATCTCCGCAACAAATTACGGGATCATTATTAAAAGAAGTTGATTCAAGTATGTATCATCTTAGTATCAGTCCATTATTCGATAAGAAATTAGAAGCTGAAAGACCAGATAGTGCGAATGAAGTTGATTGTGTCATTACACCGATGGAATTTTTAGCCATgattgaagatttgaaaattgacATCAGTGATTACTGTACTAAAGATAAGAATCTACTAGTTGATTATTCGCCTCCTGGATGGGATCCATCAATTCATTGGGCGTCCAATAGCGGAAGTAGTTCTGGTGGATTTGCATATCAATATGTGGAATATATGAGACGTAATCATGTTGGGAATTGTGAGATGCAGGTGTTACCGGGTAAGAATGGTAATATTTTAGAGTATAGATTAGTGGATGACGAACGAAAGACGATAGCGTCAGCGAGTGAATTATCGGGATTCCGAAACATTCAAAACATGGTGCGTAACCTGACAGGTGGGAATAAGAGAAAGATACAAGTGTTAAGAAAGCGTACTGGAGGAGGAGCCACAGGGATCCGTCATTCAGATGGAGGAGACAAGGTGCCCAAACAGTTTGCGAATCCATTCAAGAGCGATTTCATCGAAGTGAATGCATCACCGGGCGGTTGTATAAATGGTAGCGGATTAATCAACATGGAATCGAATGCTATCAAGAGGAAGCAGTATACACAACACATAGAGCAATTATACTTCAACAAATTGCAACAGATAGATCCGATTAATATGATGAATGAAATTCAAGCGAATAAGAATTATGAATACGAGTTTATGCCGGCAGTTCCCCAAGAACCAAAAGACATACCTCTTGTCGGACGCACCTGGTAG
- the KEX2 gene encoding kexin KEX2 (similar to Saccharomyces cerevisiae KEX2 (YNL238W); ancestral locus Anc_2.6), translated as MKIRKNIILSIISLITQVSCEEISHKDHSTRQYFAIESNLALDKLINLHPSWKYEHNVRGLENHYVFSVATSNLQKRQDYSLYDDVLSFQDLPGESNRLFKRMAVPPMDSSFIPIKEAEERLHIDDPLFEKQWHLINPAFKGNDVNVQDVWYQNITGKGVVAAVVDDGLDYENPDIKDNFCKEGSWDFNANTNLPKPTLADDYHGTRCAGEIAAVKNNGICGIGVAYDAKVAGIRILSGEITAEDEAAALINALDINDIYSCSWGPQDDGTHLQGPSDLVKKALIKGVNDGRKNKGAIYVFASGNGGSFGDNCNYDGYTNSIYSITVGAIDHKDLHPPYSESCSAVMVVTYSSGSGEYIHTTDINNKCNDRHGGTSAAAPLAAGIYTLLLQANPNLTWRDVQYLSILSSKEITNSDADSQMGALKKRYSHRYGYGKLDALALIEMAKDWENVNPQSWYYGRTVTVDKSTTSPSEMLESEFEINEEDLKRANLKRVEHVTVTVSIESDSRGSIIVDLISPSGMVSHLGVVRERDKSKDGFKDWTFMSIAHWGESGVGKWKLQVRTAHDSVNVNFRDWRLKFFGESLNPDDSVKFEFGNDKEGDVVVTSTMSPSTSITTPTPVSSTSIDMTVTSVPTSTSRPDHNTPKKISRPEDAMHYFIGVFILGCVFLSLYFSFFVKSRRRIRRSRAEAYEFDIIDTESDFDSTVDNSMTSNTGMDDAEDIEDFDFDLSDEDVNLTQNTDGIDTMLTMNESGETSESQEISNHER; from the coding sequence atgaaaataaggaaaaatataatattatcCATAATATCGCTGATAACTCAGGTATCTTGCGAGGAAATTTCCCACAAAGATCATTCCACAAGACAATACTTTGCGATAGAATCCAATTTGGCACTAGATAAACTAATAAACTTGCATCCATCCTGGAAATACGAACATAATGTACGTGGGTTAGAAAATCATTACGTTTTTTCTGTAGCCACCTCAAACCTACAAAAAAGACAAGATTATTCATTATACGATGATGTCCTATCATTTCAAGACTTACCAGGAGAAAGTAATAGACTCTTCAAAAGAATGGCTGTACCTCCGATGGATTCAAGTTTTATACCAATTAAAGAAGCCGAGGAAAGGTTGCATATTGATGATCCTCTGTTCGAGAAACAATGGCATTTGATTAACCCAGCATTTAAAGGAAATGATGTCAATGTTCAGGACGTATGGTACCAGAATATTACAGGAAAAGGCGTTGTAGCAGCTGTTGTTGACGATGGGCTGGATTATGAAAATCCTGATATTAAAGACAATTTTTGCAAAGAAGGTTCTTGGGATTTCAATGCCAATacaaatttaccaaaacCCACGTTGGCTGACGATTATCATGGTACTAGGTGCGCAGGTGAAATTGCAGCTGTTAAAAACAACGGCATTTGCGGGATCGGTGTAGCGTATGATGCCAAAGTAGCTGGTATACGGATTTTATCTGGTGAAATTACTGCAGAAGATGAAGCTGCCGCCCTGATAAATGCATTGGACATCAATGATATATATTCCTGTTCGTGGGGTCCACAGGATGATGGTACACACCTACAAGGTCCGTCGGATCTCGTCAAAAAGGCTCTTATAAAGGGAGTCAATGACGGTAGAAAGAATAAAGGTGCTATCTATGTGTTCGCCAGCGGTAATGGTGGTTCGTTTGGAGACAATTGTAATTATGATGGTTACACCAACTCAATATACTCTATTACTGTAGGCGCAATCGATCATAAAGATTTACATCCTCCATATTCAGAGAGCTGTTCTGCGGTTATGGTTGTTACATATTCTTCTGGCTCTGGAGAATACATTCATACCACtgatatcaataataaatgtAATGACAGACATGGGGGAACCTCTGCCGCTGCACCATTGGCAGCAGGCATATACACACTACTGTTACAGGCCAATCCAAATTTGACTTGGAGGGATGTTCAATAtctatcaatattatcGTCCAAGGAAATCACTAATAGTGATGCGGATTCTCAAATGGGGGCCctcaaaaaaagatattctCATCGTTATGGTTATGGGAAACTTGATGCCCTTGCCTTGATAGAGATGGCAAAGGATTGGGAGAATGTTAACCCGCAATCATGGTACTACGGGAGAACCGTTACTGTAGACAAATCAACGACTTCTCCTTCTGAAATGCTAGAatcagaatttgaaatcaatgagGAAGATCTAAAGAGGGCCAACCTGAAAAGAGTTGAGCACGTGACTGTTACGGTTTCCATAGAAAGTGACAGCAGAGGCTCTATAATCGTCGATTTGATTTCTCCAAGTGGAATGGTCTCTCACTTAGGCGTTGTAAGAGAACGTGATAAATCTAAGGATGGATTTAAAGACTGGACTTTTATGTCTATTGCACATTGGGGTGAATCAGGCGTTGGCAAATGGAAATTGCAAGTCAGAACTGCACATGACAGCGTGAATGTCAACTTTAGAGATTGGAGACTAAAGTTCTTTGGAGAATCACTCAATCCAGATGATTCCGTGAAGTTCGAGTTTGGTAATGATAAAGAGGGAGATGTTGTTGTTACTTCTACGATGTCTCCTTCTACTTCTATTACAACGCCTACGCCAGTTAGTTCGACATCAATAGATATGACGGTGACATCTGTTCCGACCTCAACGTCACGCCCTGACCATAATACTCCTAAAAAGATTTCTCGTCCAGAAGATGCGATGCATTATTTCATTGGTGTATTTATTCTAGGATGTGTTTTCCTATCCCTTTACTTCTCATTCTTTGTTAAgtcaagaagaagaataagaaGGTCAAGAGCAGAAGCatatgaatttgatattataGATACAGAATCTGACTTTGACTCCACAGTTGATAATAGCATGACCTCCAATACTGGAATGGATGATGCAGAAGACATTGAGGACTTTGACTTTGATTTATCGGATGAAGATGTCAACCTGACTCAAAACACCGATGGTATTGATACCATGTTAACTATGAATGAATCAGGCGAAACGTCGGAATCTCAAGAAATTAGCAACCATGAAAGATAA